Proteins from one Acomys russatus chromosome 12, mAcoRus1.1, whole genome shotgun sequence genomic window:
- the Abcb6 gene encoding ATP-binding cassette sub-family B member 6, protein MVTVGNYCEAEGPVGPAWTQNGLSPCFFFTLVPSTLAILGVLALVLVVPCRRREVPAGTEELSWAAGPRVSPYSLQLFLATLQMALPLAGLAGRVGTAQGVRLPGYLLLSSMLESLASACGLWLLVVERSQARQSLAMGVWMKFRHSLGLLLLWTMAFAAENLALVSWNSPQWWWARADLGQQVQFGLWVLRYVTSGGLFILGLWAPGLRPQSYTLRVHEEDQDVERNQSRSTDRQSTWRDLGRKLRLLSSYLWPRGSPGLQLTVLICLGLMGIDRALNVLVPIFYRDIVNLLTEKAPWSSLAWTVTTYVFLKFLQGGGTGSTGFVSNLRTFLWIRVQQFTSRGVELRLFSHLHELSLRWHLGRRTGEVLRIVDRGTSSVTGLLSYLVFNIIPTLADIIIGIVYFSMFFNAWFGLIVFLCMSLYLILTIVVTEWRAKFRRSMNTQENATRARAVDSLLNFETVKYYNAEGYEVERYREAIIKFQSLEWKSTASLVVLNQTQNLVIGLGLLAGSLLCAYFVSEQKLQVGDFVLFGTYITQLYMPLNWFGTYYRMIQTNFIDMENMFDLLKEETEVRDVPGAGPLRFHKGRIEFENVHFSYADGRETLQDVSFTVMPGQTVALVGPSGAGKSTILRLLFRFYDISSGCIRIDGQDISQVTQISLRSHIGVVPQDTVLFNDTIANNIRYGRVTAGDNEVEAAAQAAGIHDAILSFPEGYETQVGERGLKLSGGEKQRVAIARTILKAPDIILLDEATSALDTSNERAIQASLAKICTNRTTIVVAHRLSTVVNADQILVIKDGGIIERGRHEALLSRGGVYAEMWQLQQQGQETVSEDSEPQDTA, encoded by the exons ATGGTGACTGTGGGTAACTACTGCGAGGCCGAAGGGCCGGTGGGTCCGGCTTGGACTCAGAATGGCTTGAGTCCTTGCTTCTTTTTTACGCTGGTACCCTCGACACTCGCGATTCTGGGGGTACTGGCCTTGGTGCTGGTTGTTCCCTGCAGGCGTCGGGAGGTGCCTGCTGGCACAGAGGAACTATCTTGGGCAGCTGGCCCTCGGGTGTCTCCCTATTCTCTGCAGCTGTTTCTGGCCACACTTCAGATGGCACTGCCCCTGGCCGGTCTGGCTGGCCGAGTAGGTACTGCTCAGGGGGTCCGCCTGCCAGGCTACCTACTGTTGTCTTCCATGCTGGAGAGTCTGGCCAGCGCCTGTGGCTTGTGGCTGCTCGTGGTGGAACGGAGCCAGGCACGGCAGAGTCTGGCAATGGGCGTCTGGATGAAGTTCAGGCATAGCTTGGGGCTCCTGCTCCTCTGGACCATGGCCTTTGCAGCTGAGAACTTGGCCCTGGTATCTTGGAACAGCCCACAGTGGTGGTGGGCCAGAGCAGATCTGGGCCAGCAG GTTCAGTTTGGCCTGTGGGTCCTGCGATATGTGACCTCCGGAGGGCTATTTATCCTGGGACTCTGGGCCCCTGGACTTCGCCCCCAGTCTTACACCTTACGTGTTCATGAAGAAGACCAAGATGTAGAAAGGAACCAG AGCCGCTCAACAGACCGACAATCTACCTGGAGAGACCTTGGCAGAAAGCTCCGCCTACTGAGTAGCTACCTGTGGCCTCGGGGGAGTCCGGGACTGCAACTGACTGTGCTCATCTGCCTGGGGCTCATGGGGATAGACCGAGCACTCAACGTGTTGGTCCCCATCTTCTATAGGGACATTG TGAACTTACTGACTGAGAAGGCTCCTTGGAGCTCCCTGGCCTGGACTGTTACCACCTATGTCTTCCTCAAGTTCCTCCAGGGGGGTGGCACTGGCAGTACAG GTTTTGTGAGCAACCTGCGAACCTTCCTGTGGATCCGGGTGCAGCAGTTCACGTCCCGTGGCGTGGAGCTGCGCCTCTTCTCCCATCTGCATGAACTCTCACTGCGCTGGCACCTGGGCCGGCGTACAGGGGAGGTGCTGAGGATTGTGGACCGGGGAACATCCAGCGTCACAGGATTGCTCAG CTACCTGGTGTTCAACATCATCCCCACCCTGGCCGACATCATCATCGGCATCGTCTACTTCAGCATGTTCTTCAATGCCTGGTTTGGCCTCATTGTGTTCCTGTGTATGAGTCTTTACCTCA TACTAACTATTGTGGTCACTGAGTGGAGAGCCAAGTTTCGCCGTAGTATGAACACACAGGAAAATGCCACCCGGGCACGAGCAGTGGATTCTCTGCTAAACTTTGAGACG GTAAAATACTACAACGCTGAAGGCTATGAAGTAGAACGCTATCGAGAGGCTATCATCAAATTTCAG AGTTTGGAGTGGAAGTCAACTGCCTCACTGGTTGTACTGAATCAGACCCAGAACTTGGTGATTGGGCTTGGGCTCCTTGCTGGCTCCTTGCTTTGTGCATACTTCGTCAGTGAGCAGAAGCTGCAG GTTGGGGACTTTGTGCTTTTTGGCACTTATATCACTCAACTGTACATGCCTCTCAACTGGTTTGGCACCTACTACAG GATGATCCAGACTAACTTCATTGACATGGAGAACATGTTTGATTTGctgaaagaggaaacagaa GTGAGGGATGTTCCTGGAGCAGGGCCCCTTCGTTTTCATAAGGGCCGGATTGAGTTTGAAAATGTACACTTCAGCTATGCTGATGG GCGGGAGACCTTACAAGATGTGTCCTTCACAGTGATGCCGGGACAGACAGTGGCTCTG GTAGGCCCATCTGGGGCGGGAAAGAGCACCATTTTGCGCCTGCTGTTTCGCTTCTATGACATCAGCTCTGGCTGCATCCGAATAGATGGGCAGGACATTTCACAG gtgacccaGATCTCTCTCCGGTCTCACATTGGAGTTGTACCCCAGGACACTGTCCTCTTCAACGACACCATTGCCAACAATATCCGCTACGGTCGTGTCACAGCTGGGGACAATGAGGTAGAGGCTGCTGCCCAGGCTGCAGGCATTCACGATGCCATCTTGTCTTTCCCTGAAG GGTATGAGACACAGGTGGGCGAGCGAGGACTGAAGCTGAGCGGTGGCGAGAAGCAGCGAGTGGCCATCGCCCGCACCATTCTCAAGGCCCCAGACATCATTCTGTTGGATGAG GCAACATCAGCACTGGACACATCTAATGAGAGAGCCATCCAGGCCTCTCTGGCCAAAATCTGCACCAACCGCACCACCATCGTAGTAGCACACAG GCTCTCAACTGTGGTCAATGCTGACCAGATCCTCGTCATCAAGGACGGTGGCATCATAGAGAGAGGAAG GCATGAAGCTCTATTATCCCGAGGTGGTGTGTATGCTGAGAtgtggcagctgcagcagcaaggACAAGAAACTGTCTCTGAAGACTCTGAACCTCAGGACACAGCATAA
- the Atg9a gene encoding autophagy-related protein 9A, with protein sequence MAQFDTEYQRLEASYSDSPPGEEDLLVHVAEGSKSPWHHIENLDLFFSRVYNLHQKNGFTCMLIGEIFELMQFLFVVAFTTFLVSCVDYDILFANKMVNHSLHPTEPVKVTLPDAFLPAQVCSARIQENGSLITILVIAGVFWIHRLIKFIYNICCYWEIHSFYLHALRIPMSALPYCTWQEVQARIVQTQKEHQICIHKRELTELDIYHRILRFQNYMVALVNKSLLPLRFRLPGLGEVVFFTRGLKYNFELILFWGPGSLFLNEWSLKAEYKRGGQRLELAQRLSNRILWIGIANFLLCPLILIWQILYAFFSYAEVLKREPGALGARCWSLYGRCYLRHFNELEHELQSRLSRGYKPASKYMNCFLSPLLTLLAKNGAFFAGSILAVLIALTIYDEDVLAVEHVLTTVTLLGVTVTVCRSFIPDQHMVFCPEQLLRVILAHIHYMPDHWQGNAHRSQTRDEFAQLFQYKAVFILEELLSPIVTPLILIFCLRPRALEIIDFFRNFTVEVVGVGDTCSFAQMDVRQHGHPQWLSGGQTEASVYQQAEDGKTELSLMHFAITNPGWQPPRESTAFLGFLKEQVQRDGAAASLAQGGLLPENALFTSIQSLQSESEPLSLIANVVAGSSCRGPPLSRDLQGSRHRAEVASALRSFSPLQPGQAPQGRAPSTMTGSGVDARTASSGSSVWEGQLQSLVLSEYASTEMSLHALYMHQLHKQQTQAEPERHVWHRRESDESGESAPEEGAEGARAPQPIPRSASYPCATPRPGAPETTALHGGFQRRYGGITDPGTVPRPPSHFSRLPLGGWAEDGQPASRHPEPVPEEGSEDELPPQVHKV encoded by the exons ATGGCACAGTTTGACACTGAATACCAGCGCCTAGAGGCTTCCTACAGCGATTCACCCCCTGGGGAAGAGGACCTGTTGGTGCACGTGGCTGAGGGGAGCAAAT CACCTTGGCACCACATCGAAAACCTTGACCTCTTCTTCTCTCGA GTTTATAATCTACATCAGAAGAATGGCTTCACATGTATGCTCATTGGAGAGATTTTTGAACTCAT GCAGTTCCTCTTTGTGGTCGCCTTCACCACCTTCCTGGTTAGCTGTGTGGACTACGACATCCTATTTGCCAACAAGATGGTGAACCACAGTCTTCATCCCACTGAGCCCGTCAAGGTCACGCTGCCAGACGCCTTTTTGCCTGCCCAAGTCTGTAGTGCCAG GATTCAGGAAAACGGCTCTCTCATCACCATTCTGGTCATTGCTGGTGTCTTCTGGATCCACCGGCTTATCAAGTTCATCTATAACATTTGCTGCTATTGGGAGATCCACTCCTTCTACCTGCATGCTCTGCGTATCCCAATG TCTGCCCTTCCGTACTGCACATGGCAGGAAGTGCAGGCCCGGATTgtgcagacacagaaagagcATCAGATCTGCATCCACAAGCGTGAGCTGACAGAGTTGGACATCTACCATCGCATCCTGCGTTTCCAGAACTACATGGTGGCGCTGGTGAACAAGTCTCTCCTGCCCCTGCGCTTCCGCCTGCCTGGCCTCGGAGAGGTTGTCTTTTTCACCCGTGGCCTCAAGTACAACTTTGAGCTGATCCTCTTCTGGGGACCTGGCTCTCTGTTTCTCAATGAATGGAGCCTCAAGGCTGAATACAAACGTGGGGGGCAACGGCTGGAGCTGGCCCAGCGCCTCAGCAACCGCATCCTGTGGATCGGCATCGCTAACTTCCTGTTGTGCCCCCTCATCCTCATCTGGCAGATCCTCTATGCCTTCTTCAGCTATGCTGAGGTGCTGAAGAGAGAGCCTGGGGCCCTGGGAGCACGTTGCTGGTCACTGTATGGCCGTTGCTACCTCCGCCACTTCAATGAGCTGGAACATGAGCTGCAGTCCCGCCTCAGCCGAGGCTACAAGCCTGCCTCCAAGTACATGAATTGTTTCTTGTCGCCGCTGCTGACTCTGCTGGCCAAGAATGGTGCCTTCTTCGCCGGCTCTATCCTGGCCGTGCTTATTGCTCTCACAATCTATGACGAAGATGTGTTGGCCGTGGAACATGTCCTCACCACCGTCACACTTCTGGGAGTCACAGTgactgtgtgcag GTCTTTCATCCCAGACCAGCACATGGTGTTCTGCCCCGAGCAGCTGCTCCGAGTGATCCTCGCTCACATCCACTACATGCCTGACCACTGGCAGGGTAATGCCCACCGCTCGCAGACCCGGGACGAGTTTGCCCAGCTCTTCCAGTACAAGGCA GTGTTCATCTTGGAGGAGTTGCTGAGCCCCATTGTCACACCCCTCATTCTCATCTTCTGCCTACGCCCACGGGCCCTGGAGATCATAGACTTCTTCCGCAACTTCACAGTAGAGGTTGTCGGCGTTGGAGACACCTGTTCTTTTGCTCAGATGGACGTTCGCCAGCATGGTCATCCTCAG TGGCTGTCTGGAGGGCAGACTGAGGCCTCAGTGTACCAGCAAGCAGAGGATGGGAAGACCGAGCTGTCACTCATGCACTTCGCCATCACTAACCCTGGCTGGCAGCCGCCTCGTGAGAGCACAGCTTTCCTGGGCTTCCTCAAGGAGCAGGTTCAGCGAGATGGCGCAGCTGCCAGCCTTGCCCAAGGTGGCCTGCTCCCCGAGAATGCCCTCTTCACGTCTATCCAGTCCTTACAGTCTGAGTCTGAG cCCCTGAGCCTAATTGCAAATGTGGTGGCTGGCTCATCCTGCCGGGGACCCCCACTGTCCAGAGACCTGCAGGGCTCAAGGCACAGAGCTGAGGTTGCTTCTGCCCTTcgctccttctcccctcttcaACCTGGACAGGCCCCTCAAGGCCGGGCTCCCAGTACCATGACGGGCTCTGG AGTGgatgccaggacagccagctccGGGAGCAGTGTGTGGGAAGGACAGCTGCAGAGCCTGGTGCTGTCAGAATATGCATCCACAGAGATGAGCCTTCATGCCCTCTATATGCACCAG CTCCACAAGCAGCAGACCCAGGCTGAGCCTGAGCGGCATGTGTGGCACCGCCGAGAGAGTGATGAGAGTGGAGAGAGTGCTCCTGAAGAGGGGGCAGAGGGTGCCCGGGCCCCCCAACCCATCCCTCGCTCTGCCAGCTACCCCTGTGCTACGCCCCGGCCTGGAGCACCCGAGACCACCGCCCTGCATGGGGGCTTCCAGAGGCGCTATGGGGGCATCACAG ATCCTGGCACAGTGCCCCGGCCTCCCTCTCACTTCTCCAGGCTGCCCCTGGGAGGATGGGCAGAAGATGGGCAGCCAGCATCAAGACACCCAGAGCCTGTGCCAGAGGAAGGCTCGGAGGATGAGCTCCCCCCTCAAGTGCACAAG GTATAG